The Solea senegalensis isolate Sse05_10M linkage group LG9, IFAPA_SoseM_1, whole genome shotgun sequence genome has a segment encoding these proteins:
- the faxcb gene encoding failed axon connections homolog produces MYWTAGFASSRPCVVELGRNHSLPIGLCASEQQQSLYGYIIAYPLQEYGGIMSVLGSDSWWKKTLYITGGALLAAAAYLLHELLAIRKEQELDSKDAIILHQFSRPKNGVPSLSPFCLKIETYLRMVDLPYQNYFDGKLSPQGKMPWIEYNHQQASGSEFIVDFLEEKLGVNLNKNLTPQERAVSRAVTKMVEEHLYWTIAYCQWVDNLEETQKLLAMTGPLSDTLKWLLSHLNGSMVRREMYGHGIGRFSKEEVYTLMEKDMRTLATLLGDKKYFMGSKMSTLDATVFGHLAQAMWTLPGTRPEQLIKGELINLAMFCERMRRKFWPEWFVEVEDVYYDGGSESSGGAGGSPIGLLDLGLFSRTDTLDDSDASSHSTSPSPGSNHSLFDSDVGTGSDNDIQLKEDLMPDLEV; encoded by the exons atgtacTGGACTGCTGGCTTCGCCTCTTCCCGGCCGTGTGTGGTTGAACTCGGGCGGAACCACAGCCTGCCCATCGGTCTGTGCGCCtccgagcagcagcagtcttTGTATGGCTACATCATCGCCTACCCTCTGCAGGAGTACGGAGGCATCATGTCGGTTCTGGGCTCGGACTCCTGGTGGAAGAAGACTCTGTACATCACCGGGGGGGCGCTGCTGGCCGCCGCCGCCTACTTACTGCACGAGCTGCTCGCCATCAG GAAGGAGCAAGAGCTGGACTCTAAAGACGCCATCATCCTCCACCAGTTCTCCAGGCCAAAGAATGGCGTGCCCAGCCTCTCACCCTTCTGCCTCAAAATAGAGACGTATCTGCGGATGGTGGATCTGCCCTACCAG AACTACTTTGACGGGAAGTTGTCACCACAGGGTAAAATGCCCTGGATTGAGTACAACCACCAGCAGGCTTCAGGGTCAGAGTTCATTGTCGACTTCCTCGAGGAGAAGCTGGGCGTGAACCTCAACAAGAACCTCACCCCGCAAGAGAGAGCCGTCTCCCGAGCTGTCACCAAAATGGTCGAGGAACATCTCTACTG gACAATAGCATACTGTCAGTGGGTGGACAACTTGGAGGAAACCCAGAAGCTTCTCGCGATGACCGGTCCACTGAGCGACACGCTGAAGTGGCTGCTGAGCCACCTGAACGGCAGCATGGTGCGCAGGGAGATGTACGGCCACGGCATTGGACGCTTCTCCAAAGAGGAGGTCTACACCCTGATGGagaaggacatgaggacactgGCCACCCTGCTGG gTGATAAGAAATACTTTATGGGCTCTAAGATGTCAACGTTAGATGCTACAGTGTTTGGACACCTGGCGCAGGCTATGTGGACTCTGCCTGGAACTCGACCTGAACAACTCATCAAAG GAGAGCTGATCAACCTGGCCATGTTCTGCGAGCGGATGCGGAGGAAGTTCTGGCCCGAGTGGtttgtggaggtggaggatgtTTATTATGATGGAGGCAGTGAGAGCAGCGGTGGTGCCGGCGGGTCCCCTATAGGCCTGCTGGATTTGGGTCTCTTCTCCAGGACTGACACTCTGGACGACAGTGACGCCAGTAGCCACTCGACCTCGCCCTCCCCTGGGTCCAACCACTCGCTGTTTGACTCAGATGTGGGCACGGGCTCTGACAATGACATTCAGCTGAAGGAGGACTTAATGCCAGACCTGGAGGTTTGA